A stretch of Arachis hypogaea cultivar Tifrunner chromosome 15, arahy.Tifrunner.gnm2.J5K5, whole genome shotgun sequence DNA encodes these proteins:
- the LOC140179100 gene encoding uncharacterized protein translates to MGRGAGAKSFSYLIRDLRREFDANFLLLFETHLSGDRGKDVRNKLGFDGCFVEEASGHSGGIWALWDSSIWKVDILSHNRQFIHLLVSCNNSTTWLLTAIYGSPQEVNRKLLWNNHALWCLIGDFNATLHDHERRGGAVRNDSGACSDFQNFVSDCGLIDLGFVGWPFTWKRDNLVIRLDRALENLDWQIQFPEAYIKHLPMIKSDHAPPLCLQLSQNSMGNGRKRSFCFLAAWLHHPEFDGMVKNCWKFESSWSNSVHNFQRALKDWNNSVLGNIFKRKKRILFRLQGIANFLSNGVNHYLKDLQFWLCKEYEEVLAQEELLWLIQTVFHNPKHISELNETLITLIPKVDFVSNLKQMRPISLCNVSYKIFTKILASRMRRIMEKLVSPTQYSFVPGRQSLDNIIITQEVIHSMRNKKGRQGWMSIKIDLEKAYDKLKWYFVEDTLKDIGLPSNTIELIISYISSARMRVLWNGEELEEFKPTRGIRQGDLISPYIFIFCIERLSQLINCAVNHGFWKPIHIKRRGPALSHICFVDDLIIFAEANMDQASVINRCLNAFCESSGQTISQEKTRIFFSSNVGGPSEKRSVMPLASPERTTWENILEFLSITIRCLVVLLMISLANSTRDSTLGRLHPSPWQEETPCSLTDFLSISGDWDIERIKEWLPDDIVKKINALAPPSPWKEKDQIAWALTSNGSFKPKSAYQDIQNTTGQPNNIFSHGWKWKGPERIRMFLWLVAHDAILTNAARKRRHMTSDDRCPRCSSNEESTLHVLRDCFFAKSIWCNLLPSGQLPSFFGSDLSNWLLMAKNFHQIIVETNSTSVLELVKSGCAIRHPCASLLADINTQAQRLTISEWTHIMREANYVTDILAKKGQTLPLGLHVYDVPPPDITLALDLDCFGCMRPRGS, encoded by the exons ATGGGCAG AGGTGCTGGTGCTAAATCCTTTTCTTATCTTATTAGAGATTTAAGGCGTGAATTTGATGCTAATTTTCTTCTCTTATTTGAAACTCATTTAAGTGGGGATCGGGGGAAAGATGTTAGAAATAAATTAGGATTTGATGGTTGCTTTGTGGAGGAAGCAAGTGGCCACTCCGGCGGTATATGGGCTCTTTGGGATTCAAGTATTTGGAAGGTTGACATCCTTAGCCATAATAGACAATTCATTCATCTTTTGGTCTCTTGTAATAATTCTACCACTTGGTTACTCACAGCAATTTATGGTAGTCCCCAAGAAGTAAACAGAAAGCTTTTGTGGAACAATCATGCTCTCTGGTGcttaattggtgattttaatgctaCTTTACATGACCATGAAAGACGCGGAGGTGCTGTTAGGAATGACTCTGGCGCTTGCTCTGACTTTCAGAATTTTGTTTCTGATTGTGGGTTGATTGATTTGGGGTTTGTGGGCTGGCCTTTTACCTGGAAAAGGGATAACTTAGTGATCAGGCTGGACCGTGCTTTGGAGAATTTAGATTGGCAAATCCAATTCCCTGAGGCCTACATTAAACATTTGCCTATGATCAAATCGGATCATGCCCCCCCCCTCTGCCTTCAATTATCTCAAAACAGTATGGGTAATGGAAGGAAAAGATCATTTTGCTTCCTTGCAGCTTGGCTGCACCACCCAGAATTTGATGGCATGGTTAAAAACTGTTGGAAGTTTGAAAGTTCTTGGTCAAACAGTGTTCACAATTTTCAGAGAGCTCTCAAGGATTGGAACAATTCAGTTTTGGgaaatattttcaaaagaaaaaaaagaattctcTTTCGACTTCAAGGCATTGCAAATTTCCTTTCTAATGGAGTCAACCACTACCTAAAGGATCTGCAATTTTGGCTATGCAAAGAATATGAAGAAGTGCTTGCCCAGGAGGAATTGTTGTG GTTGATCCAAACTGTCTTCCACAATCCCAAGCACATCAGTGAGCTGAATGAAACCCTCATCACTCTTATACCAAAGGTAGATTTTGTGTCTAACCTCAAACAAATGAGGCCCATAAGCCTATGTAATGTTTCGTACAAGATTTTTACTAAAATTCTGGCTAGTCGTATGAGAAGAATCATGGAGAAGCTGGTTAGTCCCACCCAATACAGCTTTGTGCCAGGAAGACAAAGTTTAGATAACATTATCATTACACAGGAAGTAATCCACTCcatgagaaataaaaaagggagGCAGGGATGGATGTCGATCAAGATTGACCTCGAAAAGGCGTATGATAAGCTCAAATGGTATTTTGTGGAGGATACTTTAAAGGACATTGGGCTTCCTTCCAATACTATTGAACTTATTATCTCCTATATCTCCTCCGCAAGAATGCGAGTTCTTTGGAATGGTGAAGAATTGGAGGAGTTTAAACCAACAAGGGGTATTCGACAAGGGGACCTAATATCtccttatatttttatcttttgcaTTGAACGCCTATCTCAGCTTATTAACTGTGCGGTCAATCACGGTTTTTGGAAGCCGATTCACATCAAGAGACGGGGTCCGGCACTATCTCACATATGCTTTGTAGACGACTTGATTATTTTTGCTGAGGCTAATATGGACCAGGCTAGTGTTATAAATAGATGTCTTAATGCCTTCTGTGAGAGCTCTGGGCAAACAATTAGCCAGGAAAAAACTCGTATCTTCTTTTCTAGCAATGTTGGGGGCCCATCAGAGAAGAGATCAGTGATGCCTTTGGCTTCGCCAGAACGGACAACTTGGGAAAATATCTTGGAGTTCCTCTCCATCACAATAAGGTGTCTGGTAGTACTTTTGATGATATCATTAGCAAACTCAACACGAGACTCAACTCTTGGAAGGCTTCATCCCTCTCCTTGGCAGGAAGAAACACCCTG CTCCCTCacggattttctgtctatttCAGGGGATTGGGACATCGAGAGGATTAAGGAATGGCTCCCAGACGATATTGtcaaaaagatcaatgcattggCCCCACCATCCCCTTGGAAGGAGAAAGATCAAATCGCTTGGGCGCTCACCTCAAATGGGTCTTTCAAACCTAAATCGGCTTATCAAGATATTCAAAACACCACCGGTCAACCCAACAACATCTTCAGCCATGGTTGGAAGTGGAAAGGCCCAGAACGCATCCGCATGTTCCTATGGTTAGTGGCCCATGACGCAATCCTTACTAATGCAGCAAGGAAGAGACGACACATGACAAGTGATGATCGCTGCCCCAGGTGTAGCAGCAATGAAGAATCCACTTTACATGTCCTTCGTGACTGCTTCTTCGCCAAGAGCATCTGGTGCAATCTCCTTCCTTCAGGTCAACTGCCTTCATTCTTCGGCTCTGATCTTTCGAACTGGCTTTTAA TGGCAAAGAACTTCCACCAAATCATTGTTGAAACGAATTCTACATCAGTTTTGGAACTCGTGAAGAGTGGTTGCGCTATAAGACACCCATGTGCATCACTCCTCGCAGATATTAACACTCAAGCTCAACGTCTGACTATCTCTGAATGGACCCACATTATGCGAGAAGCGAATTATGTCACAGACATCCTTGCAAAAAAAGGACAGACTCTTCCCCTTGGCCTCCATGTTTATGATGTGCCCCCTCCTGATATAACTTTGGCCTTAGATTTAGATTGCTTTGGCTGTATGCGTCCTAGGGGCTCCTAG